Within Actinosynnema pretiosum, the genomic segment CGGACGAACGCCGGGGTGGCCCGCTCGACCGAGTCCGCGCCGACCAGCTCCGCCAGCAGCGCGGTGTCGGCGCGGTGCGCGCCCGAGGTCAGCGCGAGCAGCGGGGTGGCGACGCCGTCGGTGACGGCGGCGAAGACCAGGCTGTTCGCGATCGCGCCGACCGGGACGCCGACCGCCTCGGCGGCCTCGGCGGCGGTGCGGACCGCGTCCGCGAGCACGCGGATGCCCCGCGAGGAATCGGAGTGGCCGGACTCGTCCAGCACTGCGGCGACCTTGGCGATGCCGGGGTGGTCGTGGGGTGCGCTCACCTGTTCATGAGACCACGTCCGGCCGGGTTGTTGAGTGCCGGGCCGACGCGCTACGCTGATCACGTTCGAACACCTGTTCGAGCGATGCCCTGGCGTGGGGCGGGGGAAGCGCCCCACGCCAGGTGCTGCGCCGCGCAGCGGCGCAAACCCCCAACCGCTGCACCGCGCAGCGGCGCAAATCCCCAACCGCTGCACCGCGCCCCTCACCGCAACCCGATGCACTTGGTCTCTTCCTCGATTCCGCTACCCGGATCCTGGCCCCGGATCCCCGATTTCCGATCCCCGTTCTCCGGCCCCAGCCCTGGCCCCAGCCTCGACCCCGGCTCCCGAACCACGGCTCCGCCCCAAGTCCCGGCCCTGCCTCGAATCCCAACCCCCGCTCTGCTGGAACCCCAAGCCCCGGCTCCGCCCCGAGCCCCACCCCGACCCCCGCCCCAACCCCGCGCCCCTGTTCCCCCTCCCCTCCCGCCCCCTCCCCGAGCGGGGCGACAACCACGCGCGAAGGTGGGCCGTGAGCCGAGGACCGCTGGGGTACGCCCGGCTGATCGACGTCGTGGAGCGCGAGACGACCCTGCTCGCGGTCGCCGCGCGCGGAAGGCCCGAGCTCCAGGTGCCCGCCTGCCCCGGCCTCAACCTCGGCGAGACGGCGCGGCACGTCGGCAGCACCCAGCGCATGGTGCTGGCCCGCGTCGACGGCTCCACGACGTGGCAGCACGAGCCCGCCCCCGACCAGGACCTGGCCGGGTACCTGCTGGAGGGGGTCGCCCCGCTGGTGGCGGTCCTGCGCGCGTCCGACCCCGCCGCCCCCTGCGACGCGCTGTGGAGCGCCGATCGCGGGGAGGGGCCGACCCCGCTGAGCCGAGGCGCGCGGCCGGGGCGCGCCGACTCGGGGTCCCGCACCGCCGCGCAGCGCGGGCCCACCCGCCGGGACCTGGCCTTCTGGGCCCGCAGACTCGCCCACGAGGCGACCGTGCACCGGATGGACGCGCAGGCCGCCGCCGGGATCGGGCTGGACCCGGTCGACGAGGACGTGGCGCTCGACGGCGTGGACGAGGTGCTGTCCCTGTGGCTCGGCCACCGCCTTGACGTGCTCGGCGTGCGCGGGACGCGGGAGGGCTCGGTGCTGCTGCGGGCCGGTGACCACGCCTGGCTGGCCAGGACCGGCCCCGACCCGGCCACCCACCGCGTCGCCGCGCCGGGGGAGCGCGGCGACGGGGTCGTGACCGGGACGCCGGTCGCGCTGTACCGCTGGCTGTGGGGGCGCGTGCCCGACCGCGAGGTGGCGCCCAGGGGCGACCGGGACGCGATCGCCCAGCTGTGGGCGCTGCTCAGGCTCGCCACGAAGTAGCGGGGAACTCGAAGGCCCGCGTTCCCCAGGGGGAGCGCGGGCCTCGTGGTGGTGTTCGTCCGCAGTGCGGCGGTGCGGTCGTGCGGCGGTCAGAGCTCCAGGTCGGCGACCTCGGTGAGCTTCTCGGCCTCCTTCGCCGTCTCCAGCCGGAACCGGGCCTCGCGGCCCTCGATCCGCAGCTGCCCCACCGAGTTGCCGAAGTGCGGGCCGCTCACCCTGCGCCACGCCAGCGGGTCCTGCGAGATGCCCTGCCGGTCGGCGCGCCTGCGCAACCACCGGGTGACCGGCTTGGTCCAGAACAGCGCGAACGCGGGCCGGAAGAACCACGGCGGGTCGTTGTGCACCGGCGAGCACACCAGCTGGTAGATCGCCGAGTCGGTCGGCTTCGGGTACTCCGCGCGCACCGCGTAGCTGTGGTGCACGTCCCCGGACAGCACGCAGACCTTCGCGGGCGCGCCCTCGCCGGTCCCGATCCGCTGGATCAGCCTCGACAGCCGCTCGAACGACGCCCGGAACGCGGGCCAGTGCTCCAGGTCGGCGACCTGGCGGACCTTCTCGCCCAGCGCGCCCCGCCAGCCGGGCTTGGCGGCGGCGTGCTCGTTGAGCGACTGGAGGTGGCTCAGGCCGTGCGGCATCAGCCAGGGCAGCGACGAGCCGATCAGCAGGTGGTCGAAGTCGCCCTCGGCGTTGCGCTCGATCCAGTCGAACTCGTCGTGGCTGATCATCAGCCGGTCGCCGTCCAGGATGCGCCCGCAGCGGGTGTCGATCACCAGCAGCCGCACCCGGCCGAAGTCGCGCCGGTAGCTCCACCAGGTGGACTTGCGCCCGTCCAGCTCGGCGTCGGCGGCCTCGGCGAACTCCTCCAGCAGGGCCTGCGTGTCGCCCTCGGCCGAGGTGACCTTGCCGAACAGGTCGTCCTGCGCCAGCGTGTCCGGGTCGAGGTTGCCGAGCTGCTGGTAGACCCAGTACGAGGCCAGCCCCGCGCGGATGCGCTCGGGCCACCAGGGCTTGCGGGCCATCTGCTCGCGCCAGGTGCGGGAGGTGTTCCAGTCGTCGCGCACGTCGTGGTCGTCGAAGATCATCGAGGTGGGGACGGTGGACAGCAGCCAGCGGATCTCCGGGTCGCCCCAGGTCTCGTGGTACAGCTCGGCGTACTCGCGGAACTCCACCACCTCGCCCTTGGGCTCCTGCCCGTCCCGGCGCTCGGCCAGCCACTCCTTGATGCGCGGGGTGGGCTCGTCGGCGTAGACCTGGTCGCCGAGCAGCAGCAGCGCGTCCGGCCACTCCTCCACCGGCTGGTCCTTCATGCGCAGGGCGAAGGCGTCGAGCGCGTCGGGACCGAGCTTGTCGGCCTTGCGCCCGTCGTGCTTCGCGGCGCGGCAGGAGCCGAACACCAGGTTGTGCGTGTTGTCGTCGGGGGATTTGGTCCGGATCACGCAGGGCGGGAACGGCGAATCGGGCTCAGGCCAGGCCTGCGTCCCGTCGAGGGCGACCTCGTAGGGGGTGGTGGTGCCGGGAACCAGGTCCCGGACCACGACGAGCGCGAAGTGCTGCTCGCCGACCTGGAACGTCCGCGCTGAGTGACCGGCGATGGTCACCTCGCAGGAAGAATCGGTTTCCACCCAGACGGTCGCCGAAGAACCGTTCACGTGCCGCAGCACCGGGCCGAGAACCAGTTGCGCCATGATCGGAGAGGCTACCGTCGGGCGATGTCAACTACATGGTGCAGCGTTGTTGTTGATGCTCGGGATCACAGGGCGTTGGCGGTCTTCTGGTCGGAACTGCTCGGCGTCCCCGGACCGAACGCGCCCGTTTCGCCCGCTTCGCCGTTTTCCCCGGCGGGCGAGCGCCCCCGGATTCCGCCAAGCCCCGGCGACCCGACGCCTTCGGAGCCCGCTGCGGTTCCGCCGACGTCCGTCCCAATTCCTCCCGCCGACGAGTCCGCGCTCGACGTCGAGGGCCTGGAGCTGCTGTTCGGGGTGGGCGTGGACGCGAAGGTCGAGAAGAACCGCGTGCACCTGGACGTGAACAGCCGGACCCCGGAGCACCAGGCGGAGCTGGTCGAGCGGGCCCTGTCCCTGGGCGCGACCCGCGTGGACATCGGCCAGCGCGACGTCCCGTGGGTGGTGCTGGCGGACCCGGAGGGCAACGAGTTCTGCGTCCTGACCCCGAGGTGACCACACCCCGCCCCCGGCCCACCCGCGCCTGCGCCACCCCCCCGCACCCGCATCACCCCACCGCGGTCCACCCCCACCGCGGTCCACCCCCACCGCGGTCCACCCCCACCGCGGTCCACCCCCACCGCGGTCCACCCCCACCGCGGTCCACCCCCACCGCGGTCCACCCCCACCGCGGTCCACCCCCACCGCGGTCCACCTCCACCGCGGCCCACCCCGGCCGCGCGCCCCGCCGCGCGGCCCCACTTCTCGTCACGTGGTCGCACTCCCGCCGCCCACATCGCTGCGCTCCCCGCCGCACGCGTGCCGCACTCTCTGCCGCACTTCCTGCCGCTCGCCCCCGCACTCTCTACCGCCCGCGTGCTGCACTTCCTACCGCTCGCGTGCCGCGCTCCCTCGCGCCCGCGTGCTGCACTTCCTGCCGCTCGCGTGCCGCATTCCCTCGCGCCCACGGGCCGTGCTCCCCGCCTCCCGCGTGCTGCACTCCCCCGCCACTCGCGTGCCGCGCCCCTCGCGCCCACGTACTGCGCCCCCTCGCGCCCACGGGCCGCGCTCCCCGCCACTCGCGTTCCCCGCTCCCTACCGCTCGCGCTCCTCAGTCCCTATAGTGCCGATATGCAATATATTGACCGCGCCCTCTACCGGGACCAGGCGTTGTCGGCGATCCGTGAGGCGATCATGGTCGGCGATCTGGCCCCCGGCGCGCCGATCCGCGACGTCGAGCTGGCCGAACGGCTCGGGTTGTCGCGGACTCCGGTGCGGGAGGCGTTGGCGCGGTTGACCGACGAGGGCCTGGTCGAGTCGAAGCCGCACAGCTACACGCGGGTCACCGAGCTGAGCACGTCGGCGGTCCGGGACGCGCACGCCGTCGTCCAGGCCATGCACGCCCTCGCGGCCCGCCTGGCCGTCCCGCTCATGGACGCGGGTGATCTCGACGCGATGCGCGCGGCGAACGCGCGGTTCGCGTCGGCGCTGGTCGACCGGGACGTGGCCGCCGCGCTGGCGGCCGACGACGAGTTCCACGACGTCGCGGTGCGGCGCAGCGGCAACTTCGCCGTCGTCGCCACGATCGAGCGCTACACCCCGCTGGTGCGCCGCCTGGAGCGGCTGCGGTTCGGCACCCCGCCCGGTCGTCACTCCGTGGCGATGCACGACGAGATCATCGCCGCCTGCGCGGCCCCGGACGCCGACCTCGCCGCCGTGCTGGTCGAGCGCAACTGGGCGACGCTGGCGGACCTGCTTGAGGAGGACTGACGTGGCACTGGACGACTTCAGCCGCTTCCCGCTGACCTTCGGCCCGTCGCCGGTCCACCCGCTGGAGCGCCTGACCGCGCACCTGGGCGGCGCGCGGGTGTGGGCCAAGCGCGAGGACTGCAACTCCGGCCTCGCCTACGGCGGCAACAAGACCAGGAAGCTGGAGTACCTGGTCGCCGACGCCCTGGCGCAGGGCTGCGACACCCTCGTCTCGATCGGCGGCGTGCAGTCCAACCACACCCGCCAGGTGGCCGCAGCCGCCGCACGCGCCGGGCTGCAGTGCGTGCTGGTGCAGGAGAGCTGGGTCGACTGGCCGGACGCGGTGTACGACCGGGTCGGCAACATCCTGCTCAGCAGGCTCATGGGCGCCGACGTCCGCTTGGTCGAGGCGGGCTTCGGAATCGGCGTGAAGCCCGCGTGGGAGCAGGCCGTCGACGACGTGCGCGCACGCGGCGGCAAGCCCTACGCCATCCCCGCAGGCGCCTCGGACCACCCGCTGGGCGGCCTGGGCTTCGCAGGCTGGGCGGCCGAGGTGGACCGCCAGGAGAAGGAGTTGGGCGTCCACTTCGACACGATCGTCGTCTGCTCCGTCACCGGCAGCACCCAGGCGGGCATGGTCGCGGGCTGGGCGGGCACCGGCAGGCGGATCATCGGCATCGACGGCTCAGCCAAGCCCGAGGAGACCAAGGCCCAGGTCACCAGGATCGCGAAGAACACCGCGTCCCTGCTGGGCAAGGAGGTGGCGGACGACGAGGTCATCCTCGACGAGCGCTTCCACGAGGGCATCTACGGCGTGCCGGGCGAGTCCACCACCGATGCCATGAAGCTGGGCGCACGCCTGGAAGGCATGATCACCGACCCGGTGTACGAGGGCAAGTCCCTGGCGGGCCTGATCGAACTGGTCACCACCGCTGAAATCCCCAAGGACTCCACCGTCCTCTACGCCCACCTGGGCGGCCAGCCCGCCCTGAACGCCTACAGCACCCTCTTCCGCTAACCCCACCTCCTTCCCACCCCAACCACCCACACCCGAAAACCACCACCCCCGGCCGCCGCCACCACCCCGGCCCCGGCCCCAACGGCCACCCCG encodes:
- a CDS encoding YbaK/EbsC family protein gives rise to the protein MSAPHDHPGIAKVAAVLDESGHSDSSRGIRVLADAVRTAAEAAEAVGVPVGAIANSLVFAAVTDGVATPLLALTSGAHRADTALLAELVGADSVERATPAFVREHTGQVIGGVAPVGHPAPLRTLVDVALREHEQVWAAAGHPHAVFPTTFEALVELTGGAPVEVVR
- a CDS encoding maleylpyruvate isomerase N-terminal domain-containing protein — protein: MSRGPLGYARLIDVVERETTLLAVAARGRPELQVPACPGLNLGETARHVGSTQRMVLARVDGSTTWQHEPAPDQDLAGYLLEGVAPLVAVLRASDPAAPCDALWSADRGEGPTPLSRGARPGRADSGSRTAAQRGPTRRDLAFWARRLAHEATVHRMDAQAAAGIGLDPVDEDVALDGVDEVLSLWLGHRLDVLGVRGTREGSVLLRAGDHAWLARTGPDPATHRVAAPGERGDGVVTGTPVALYRWLWGRVPDREVAPRGDRDAIAQLWALLRLATK
- a CDS encoding alkaline phosphatase D family protein yields the protein MAQLVLGPVLRHVNGSSATVWVETDSSCEVTIAGHSARTFQVGEQHFALVVVRDLVPGTTTPYEVALDGTQAWPEPDSPFPPCVIRTKSPDDNTHNLVFGSCRAAKHDGRKADKLGPDALDAFALRMKDQPVEEWPDALLLLGDQVYADEPTPRIKEWLAERRDGQEPKGEVVEFREYAELYHETWGDPEIRWLLSTVPTSMIFDDHDVRDDWNTSRTWREQMARKPWWPERIRAGLASYWVYQQLGNLDPDTLAQDDLFGKVTSAEGDTQALLEEFAEAADAELDGRKSTWWSYRRDFGRVRLLVIDTRCGRILDGDRLMISHDEFDWIERNAEGDFDHLLIGSSLPWLMPHGLSHLQSLNEHAAAKPGWRGALGEKVRQVADLEHWPAFRASFERLSRLIQRIGTGEGAPAKVCVLSGDVHHSYAVRAEYPKPTDSAIYQLVCSPVHNDPPWFFRPAFALFWTKPVTRWLRRRADRQGISQDPLAWRRVSGPHFGNSVGQLRIEGREARFRLETAKEAEKLTEVADLEL
- a CDS encoding GntR family transcriptional regulator — its product is MQYIDRALYRDQALSAIREAIMVGDLAPGAPIRDVELAERLGLSRTPVREALARLTDEGLVESKPHSYTRVTELSTSAVRDAHAVVQAMHALAARLAVPLMDAGDLDAMRAANARFASALVDRDVAAALAADDEFHDVAVRRSGNFAVVATIERYTPLVRRLERLRFGTPPGRHSVAMHDEIIAACAAPDADLAAVLVERNWATLADLLEED
- a CDS encoding 1-aminocyclopropane-1-carboxylate deaminase, with the protein product MALDDFSRFPLTFGPSPVHPLERLTAHLGGARVWAKREDCNSGLAYGGNKTRKLEYLVADALAQGCDTLVSIGGVQSNHTRQVAAAAARAGLQCVLVQESWVDWPDAVYDRVGNILLSRLMGADVRLVEAGFGIGVKPAWEQAVDDVRARGGKPYAIPAGASDHPLGGLGFAGWAAEVDRQEKELGVHFDTIVVCSVTGSTQAGMVAGWAGTGRRIIGIDGSAKPEETKAQVTRIAKNTASLLGKEVADDEVILDERFHEGIYGVPGESTTDAMKLGARLEGMITDPVYEGKSLAGLIELVTTAEIPKDSTVLYAHLGGQPALNAYSTLFR